The Flavobacteriaceae bacterium 3519-10 genome includes a window with the following:
- a CDS encoding putative hemin receptor, which translates to MIKKSLTVLSISAAYLLNAQDISTLRNTAEVYSNSSLNGSAKYNAMAGSMGALGADYSVLNSNPAGIGVSIANEFSLTLGIESQQSASTLAGPTTNYKINNTDIGSAGGVVVFPLSPSSAWKFVNVGVSYSNQSLEDYIETPGNSNVSFEFRDENDVLLEDLALAGHAYNRYGNLSKTSIGVGGNYDNRIYVGAGLNFHNSVLDQYDSAAFSNSANVTTVFDKQYTPYSEAATGFSASVGVIGKINPNFRVGAALETPTWWNMERIYNEYENPVDGTYSEERRLSSPMKATLSAAYVANKNFALNVDYSLGLTKPKYKVYGDAETELNNFFDANSAALSEVKVGAEYRVQAFRLRAGYGFASSPYDSVSLNAFNETGNAGNRSFDNFIVGKRNTVGAGIGYDFRSFFIDAAYQHVNSEYTNPFLQGSEVDNTGYFSNAYIVNSGASAVSDVERKRDNFFITLGWKF; encoded by the coding sequence ATGATTAAAAAATCACTTACAGTCCTGAGTATTTCCGCAGCTTATCTGCTGAATGCTCAGGATATTTCTACGTTACGGAATACAGCAGAAGTTTATTCGAACTCTTCACTGAACGGTTCTGCAAAATATAACGCCATGGCGGGTTCAATGGGAGCTTTGGGTGCTGATTATTCGGTGCTTAATTCAAATCCAGCCGGCATCGGTGTGAGTATAGCCAATGAGTTTTCGCTAACACTAGGTATCGAATCACAACAAAGCGCATCCACACTGGCCGGACCAACCACTAATTATAAAATCAACAATACCGATATCGGGAGCGCAGGCGGCGTGGTCGTATTCCCATTAAGCCCTAGTTCTGCATGGAAATTCGTTAATGTTGGTGTAAGCTATTCAAACCAGTCACTGGAAGATTACATTGAAACCCCCGGAAACAGCAATGTATCGTTTGAATTCCGCGATGAAAATGATGTACTGCTCGAAGATCTGGCCCTTGCCGGACATGCTTACAACCGATACGGAAACCTTTCTAAGACCAGCATCGGCGTGGGCGGGAATTACGACAACCGCATCTACGTAGGGGCTGGCCTTAATTTTCATAATTCTGTGCTCGATCAGTATGATTCTGCGGCATTTAGTAATTCAGCAAATGTGACAACGGTTTTCGACAAACAATACACTCCATACTCTGAAGCTGCAACAGGATTTTCCGCTTCTGTGGGCGTCATCGGCAAGATCAACCCGAATTTCAGAGTTGGAGCAGCCCTTGAAACTCCTACGTGGTGGAACATGGAACGCATCTACAACGAATATGAAAATCCTGTTGATGGCACTTATTCTGAAGAGCGAAGATTATCCTCACCTATGAAAGCGACACTAAGTGCAGCGTATGTTGCTAATAAAAATTTCGCACTGAATGTTGATTACTCTTTAGGTCTTACCAAACCGAAATATAAAGTATATGGTGATGCAGAGACAGAACTCAACAATTTTTTCGATGCGAATTCCGCAGCTCTTTCAGAAGTAAAAGTAGGCGCAGAATACCGTGTACAGGCTTTCAGACTTAGAGCCGGTTATGGTTTTGCCTCAAGTCCGTATGATTCGGTATCTCTAAATGCATTTAACGAAACTGGAAACGCCGGCAACCGCTCATTCGATAATTTTATTGTTGGAAAACGCAATACAGTTGGAGCAGGAATAGGATACGACTTCAGATCTTTCTTTATTGATGCCGCTTATCAACACGTAAACTCGGAGTATACAAATCCGTTTCTTCAGGGCTCAGAAGTTGACAATACAGGATATTTTTCAAACGCATATATTGTAAACTCAGGCGCGTCCGCAGTTTCAGATGTTGAGCGTAAACGTGATAACTTCTTTATCACGCTCGGCTGGAAATTTTAA
- a CDS encoding Glycosyltransferase — translation MPTLSLIIAIYNRKNELFELLNSLSHQSDRAFEVIIVDDGSLIDLRPTCELFNESLAIQFFRKDNSGPGLSRNYGARRAKNDWLVFVDSDVIVEKNYIENIRKNLREKPCDAFGGADKAHKGFNLMQKAISYSMTSVFTTGGIRGNKKSITKFQPRSFNMGVRKSAFEKVGGFSEMRVGEDPDLSMTLWENGFTTAFYDDIGVYHKRRVDFGKFSKQVYQFGCARPIINQRHPAYVKISFAFPSLFLLGYVLGFLEYFAFQNGFILAMYGLYTILVFFHALYKTRNISTASFAIIATYIQMFSYGYGFLKSWILLNILRQKPEEAFPKHFHKP, via the coding sequence TTGCCAACGTTATCCCTAATCATCGCGATTTACAACCGTAAAAACGAACTTTTCGAGCTTCTGAATTCGCTGTCGCACCAATCCGACAGAGCTTTTGAAGTTATAATTGTCGATGACGGTTCGCTGATCGATTTAAGGCCAACCTGCGAATTATTCAATGAAAGTTTAGCCATTCAGTTTTTCCGCAAAGACAATTCCGGACCCGGTTTATCGAGAAATTACGGCGCGAGAAGAGCAAAAAATGATTGGCTGGTTTTCGTCGATTCTGATGTAATCGTAGAGAAAAACTATATTGAAAACATCAGAAAAAACCTCCGTGAAAAACCTTGTGACGCGTTTGGTGGCGCCGATAAAGCACATAAAGGCTTCAACCTTATGCAGAAGGCGATCTCCTACTCGATGACTTCCGTTTTTACAACAGGTGGGATTCGCGGAAACAAGAAATCGATAACCAAATTTCAGCCGCGTAGTTTTAATATGGGCGTGCGGAAATCGGCTTTCGAAAAGGTGGGCGGCTTCTCCGAAATGCGCGTAGGCGAAGATCCGGATCTCTCGATGACACTTTGGGAAAACGGCTTCACTACAGCGTTTTATGATGATATTGGCGTTTACCACAAACGCCGCGTTGATTTCGGTAAATTTTCGAAACAGGTCTATCAGTTTGGCTGCGCACGCCCGATAATTAATCAGCGTCATCCCGCGTATGTAAAGATTTCGTTTGCATTTCCGAGCCTTTTTCTGCTCGGTTATGTGCTTGGTTTTTTAGAATATTTTGCGTTTCAAAACGGCTTCATTCTGGCGATGTATGGACTTTACACGATATTGGTTTTTTTCCACGCCTTGTACAAAACCCGCAACATCAGCACGGCGTCGTTCGCCATCATTGCCACGTACATCCAGATGTTTTCGTACGGTTACGGCTTTCTGAAATCGTGGATTCTGCTCAATATTTTGAGACAAAAGCCTGAGGAAGCCTTCCCGAAACACTTTCATAAACCCTGA
- a CDS encoding Ribosomal protein L11 methyltransferase encodes MNSYLEFNFKISPLQPWNEILMAELIEIGFDSFTEEHDGILGYIQKEQFNEDSLKEIGLMSHPDVQISYTFSEMPNINWNEEWEKNFDPINVENQVSIRAEFHENQNLPHEIIIQPKMSFGTGHHATTYLMIQQMLDMNFDSKTVLDMGCGTSVLAIFAKQKGAGKTVAIDIDEWSVENSKENAARNNVELEISQGTADNLGDEKYDIILANINRNILISDIPTYVSVMNEGGQLLLSGLCFFDVDDILEVCTAQNLKLKKQLQREEWVSLLMENKA; translated from the coding sequence ATGAACAGTTATCTCGAATTCAATTTTAAAATATCACCACTCCAACCCTGGAACGAAATCCTGATGGCCGAACTTATCGAAATTGGCTTCGACAGCTTTACCGAGGAACATGACGGAATTTTAGGCTACATCCAAAAAGAACAGTTCAATGAAGATAGCCTTAAAGAAATCGGTCTTATGTCTCATCCAGATGTGCAGATCTCATACACCTTCAGCGAAATGCCGAACATCAACTGGAACGAGGAATGGGAAAAAAACTTTGATCCGATCAACGTCGAAAATCAGGTTTCTATCCGCGCGGAATTTCACGAAAACCAGAATCTGCCGCACGAAATCATCATTCAGCCAAAGATGTCTTTCGGAACCGGACATCACGCGACCACTTATCTGATGATTCAGCAAATGCTCGACATGAATTTCGACAGCAAAACCGTTCTTGATATGGGTTGCGGAACCTCCGTGCTCGCCATTTTTGCCAAACAGAAAGGCGCGGGAAAAACAGTCGCGATCGATATTGATGAATGGTCGGTTGAAAACTCAAAAGAAAATGCAGCCAGAAACAATGTAGAACTGGAGATTTCACAGGGCACCGCTGACAATCTGGGGGATGAGAAGTATGACATCATCCTCGCGAATATCAACCGCAACATCCTCATTTCCGACATACCAACTTACGTTTCGGTAATGAATGAAGGTGGCCAGCTTCTCCTTTCGGGCTTATGCTTTTTCGATGTGGATGACATCCTGGAAGTCTGTACCGCGCAGAATTTAAAACTCAAAAAGCAGCTGCAACGCGAGGAATGGGTGTCTCTTCTGATGGAAAATAAGGCTTGA
- a CDS encoding methyltransferase, putative yields MAWFETWFNTPYYHILYNNRDFTEAEEFISRLISDLKVRPNSKIIDLACGKGRHSVFLNKAGFEVLGLDLSDESIRQNNSFENETLKFQVHDMRNEIYPNVNPEKVDAVFNLFTSFGYFDSEEDDKKIFKSVENALLPGGLFVLDFLNEKWVQNTLVPEEEVLRQDITFKISKKIEDHFVVKDIRFSDKGKDHHYFERVKLHSLETIKAYAAEFGFESVKTYGDYKLGAYEAETSPRCINVFRKK; encoded by the coding sequence ATGGCATGGTTTGAAACGTGGTTTAATACCCCTTATTATCATATTCTTTATAACAACCGGGATTTTACCGAAGCAGAGGAATTCATTTCACGGCTGATCAGTGATCTTAAAGTTCGGCCGAACTCAAAAATAATCGACTTGGCATGCGGCAAAGGCCGGCATTCGGTTTTTCTGAACAAGGCGGGTTTCGAAGTTCTTGGGCTCGATCTTTCCGACGAAAGTATCAGACAGAATAATTCTTTCGAAAACGAAACACTGAAATTTCAGGTGCATGATATGCGGAACGAGATATATCCAAATGTAAATCCCGAAAAAGTAGATGCAGTATTCAACCTGTTTACGAGTTTCGGGTATTTCGATAGTGAGGAAGATGATAAAAAAATATTTAAATCAGTAGAAAATGCATTGCTTCCCGGCGGTCTTTTCGTGCTTGATTTCCTGAATGAAAAATGGGTGCAAAACACGCTCGTTCCTGAAGAAGAAGTGCTCCGGCAGGATATTACTTTTAAAATCTCAAAAAAAATTGAAGATCATTTTGTTGTGAAAGACATCCGTTTCAGCGACAAAGGCAAGGATCATCACTATTTTGAGAGGGTAAAACTTCATTCGCTTGAAACCATCAAAGCTTACGCCGCCGAATTTGGATTTGAAAGCGTGAAAACCTACGGCGATTACAAACTTGGCGCTTATGAAGCTGAAACATCGCCCCGCTGCATCAACGTTTTCCGGAAGAAATAA
- a CDS encoding Ribosome-binding factor A, translating to MNESNRQRKVAQIIQQDLAELFRKQASDSKQNFLVTVSDVKITADLSIAKVYLSIFPPAVRAAVMKEIEQNTSAYRNFIGQKMGKQVRIIPDVKFYLDTTLDDVEKIEKELKGEGDNPVL from the coding sequence ATGAATGAAAGCAACAGACAAAGAAAAGTAGCCCAGATTATACAGCAGGATCTTGCGGAACTGTTCCGCAAACAGGCCTCGGACAGTAAACAAAATTTTCTGGTAACCGTTTCGGACGTAAAGATTACGGCAGATCTGAGCATTGCTAAAGTTTATCTAAGCATCTTCCCTCCCGCCGTGCGAGCCGCCGTTATGAAAGAAATAGAGCAGAATACTTCTGCCTACCGCAATTTTATCGGCCAGAAGATGGGCAAGCAGGTGCGCATCATTCCGGACGTAAAGTTCTATCTGGATACCACGCTGGATGATGTAGAAAAAATAGAGAAAGAACTAAAAGGCGAAGGCGACAACCCTGTCCTTTAA
- a CDS encoding Lactoylglutathione lyase and related lyase: protein MELFGRVLFSPAPGGSRKKDRSACSRFFRGGGFAVVPKKSSNNALRPHAGHFIKTKLFMKIEHIGIAVKSLQTSDNLFERLLGKKNYKQESVAREGVTTSFYETGDSKIELVEASNAESPIAKFIDKKGEGIHHIAFGVDDIAYEIERLKKEGFIFISEEPIDGADNKLVVFLHPKSTNGVLVELCQEKP from the coding sequence TTGGAATTATTTGGGCGTGTCCTTTTTTCGCCCGCGCCCGGAGGCAGCCGCAAAAAAGACCGGTCTGCGTGCAGTCGCTTTTTTCGGGGCGGCGGCTTCGCCGTCGTCCCGAAAAAGAGCTCCAATAATGCACTTCGCCCTCACGCGGGACACTTTATAAAAACAAAACTATTCATGAAAATAGAACACATCGGTATTGCCGTAAAATCTCTTCAGACTTCTGATAATCTATTTGAGCGTCTACTCGGAAAAAAGAATTACAAGCAGGAAAGCGTAGCCCGCGAAGGCGTTACAACCTCCTTCTATGAAACCGGCGACAGCAAGATCGAACTCGTGGAAGCCTCCAACGCCGAGAGCCCTATTGCCAAATTCATCGATAAAAAAGGCGAGGGCATCCATCATATCGCTTTTGGCGTAGACGATATCGCTTACGAAATAGAACGCCTTAAAAAAGAAGGTTTCATTTTTATTTCCGAAGAGCCCATAGACGGCGCCGATAATAAGCTTGTTGTTTTCCTGCATCCGAAGTCTACAAACGGTGTTCTGGTAGAATTGTGTCAGGAAAAACCTTAA
- a CDS encoding Methyltransferase, with product MDTDNLKIQIKTFFGLEEILAEEIRKLGGANVEIKNRAVNCEGDLGFLYKINYSARTALKILIPVLTFKAWDESRFYDKLFDFPWDDYMSVDQTFAIDATVYSERFKHSQFMSQKMKDAIVDYFKFKHRKRPDVNTIDPDIKFHLHIDRELVTISMDSAGDALFKRGYRKEQGEAPINEVLASGMLQLAGWDGKGNFLDPMCGSGTLLIEAAMIAMDLPAQIFRKKFAFQNWKNYDEELFQKIKEVRINRVKEFTGKIVGYDVDSQMLNAVHLNIEAAEMEDVIEVKNQDFFESKKELFPLLMVFNPPYDERIEIEDDEFYKKIGDTFKKNYPNTLAWFISSDLDAAKKVGLRPSRRIKLYNGKLECRFLQFEMYEGTKKTHKLTNEPI from the coding sequence ATGGATACAGACAATTTAAAAATTCAGATAAAGACCTTTTTTGGTCTCGAAGAAATTCTGGCAGAAGAAATTAGAAAGCTCGGCGGCGCAAACGTCGAAATTAAAAACCGCGCGGTAAACTGCGAAGGCGATCTCGGATTTCTCTACAAGATAAATTATTCAGCCAGAACAGCGCTCAAGATCCTTATTCCGGTGCTCACTTTCAAGGCCTGGGACGAAAGCAGATTTTACGACAAACTTTTCGATTTCCCGTGGGACGATTATATGAGCGTGGACCAAACTTTCGCCATTGATGCCACGGTGTACTCAGAAAGATTCAAGCATTCGCAGTTTATGTCGCAGAAAATGAAAGACGCGATTGTGGATTATTTTAAATTCAAGCACCGAAAAAGACCCGATGTCAATACAATTGATCCGGACATCAAATTTCATCTCCATATTGACCGCGAACTTGTAACCATTTCGATGGATTCTGCCGGCGATGCCTTATTCAAAAGAGGCTATCGCAAAGAGCAGGGCGAAGCGCCAATCAACGAGGTGCTCGCAAGCGGTATGCTGCAGCTGGCAGGTTGGGACGGAAAAGGCAACTTTCTGGATCCGATGTGCGGCTCGGGAACTTTGCTCATCGAAGCTGCGATGATCGCAATGGATTTACCGGCGCAGATATTCAGAAAGAAATTCGCCTTCCAGAACTGGAAAAACTACGATGAAGAACTCTTCCAGAAAATAAAAGAGGTACGCATCAACCGTGTGAAAGAATTTACCGGCAAAATAGTGGGCTACGATGTAGATTCGCAAATGCTTAATGCGGTGCATCTTAACATTGAAGCCGCCGAGATGGAAGATGTGATCGAAGTAAAAAACCAGGATTTCTTCGAATCTAAAAAAGAACTTTTCCCGCTTCTAATGGTGTTTAACCCACCTTACGACGAAAGAATTGAGATTGAAGACGACGAATTTTACAAAAAAATCGGCGACACCTTCAAGAAAAACTATCCGAATACGTTAGCCTGGTTCATTTCGTCGGACTTAGATGCGGCTAAAAAAGTTGGTTTAAGACCTTCAAGACGAATTAAACTGTACAACGGTAAACTCGAGTGCAGATTTCTGCAGTTCGAGATGTATGAAGGGACGAAGAAAACACACAAGCTAACCAACGAACCTATATAA